A window of Trichoderma atroviride chromosome 3, complete sequence contains these coding sequences:
- a CDS encoding uncharacterized protein (BUSCO:EOG092D3SP3), whose amino-acid sequence MFVGICGSICSGKQTVAQYLVEHHGFSQIHLLDSEEAPSSTEGVVATATSNGARSRSQKQDFFTTAEELLDYVTRRWRSRFVTTDIPTEQVLDVFMRRPFFLLISIDAPLTLRYRRFQQRSDLPEQAISLEEFVSRNDKHLYDAASGLQPLISRATVRLLNTSSSLAHLYATLGKLDIPNPDRMRPGWDTYFMALASLAAHRSNCMKRRVGCVLVGRERRVISTGYNGTPRGLRNCADGGCPRCNEANGSGVGLSTCLCIHAEENALLEAGRERIREGSVLYCDTCPCLTCSIKICQVGITEVVYAHGYSMDTETAEIFRQAGVKLRQFIPPPNGLIHLEKMELYS is encoded by the exons ATGTTTGTCGGAATCTGTGGCA GCATCTGCTCGGGCAAGCAGACCGTGGCCCAGTATCTAGTTGAGCATCACGGGTTCAGCCAAATTCATCTCCTTGATTCAGAAGAGGCCCCTTCATCCACCGAGGGCGTTGTTGCGACCGCGACCTCAAACGGCGCCAGATCTAGGAGCCAAAAACAAGATTTCTTCACCACAGCCGAGGAGCTTTTGGACTATGTCACTCGGCGATGGCGCAGCCGCTTTGTGACAACCGACATCCCCACGGAGCAGGTGCTCGATGTCTTCATGCGGCGACCATTCTTTCTGCTCATCTCAATCGATGCTCCGCTCACCCTGCGTTACCGTCGGTTCCAGCAACGCTCCGACCTGCCGGAGCAGGCCATTAGCCTCGAGGAGTTTGTCTCGCGAAATGACAAGCATCTATACGATGCGGCTTCTGGTCTGCAGCCGCTCATTTCGCGGGCCACCGTCAGGTTGCTCAACACCTCGTCATCACTGGCCCATCTCTATGCCACTCTCGGAAAGCTCGACATCCCCAACCCCGACCGCATGCGGCCGGGCTGGGACACGTACTTTATGGCACTGGCATCTCTGGCGGCACATAGGTCCAACTGCATGAAACGCCGTGTCGGCTGCGTCCTCGTAGGGCGAGAACGACGAGTCATCAGCACAGGATACAACGGTACGCCCCGCGGCCTTCGAAACTGCGCCGACGGTGGCTGCCCTCGATGTAACGAGGCAAACGGCTCTGGAGTCGGGCTGTCCACCTGTCTCTGCATACACGCAGAAGAGAATGCGCTTCTGGAGGCCGGCAGGGAGCGCATCCGCGAGGGCTCCGTGCTGTACTGCGATACGTGCCCGTGCTTGACGTGCAGCATCAAGATTTGCCAGGTTGGCATCACCGAGGTGGTGTATGCCCACGGTTACAGTATGGATACTGAGACAGCAGAGATTTTCAGACAAGCTGGCGTCAAGCTACGACAGTTTATTCCG CCTCCGAATGGCTTGATACATTtagagaagatggagttgTATTCATAG